In Mycobacterium sp. Aquia_216, a genomic segment contains:
- a CDS encoding MMPL/RND family transporter, with product MTNVDTRRPILPRLIRLFAVPIIIGWIALTVVVNVVAPQLEVVGERHAAPMAPMDAPSMKAMMRLGHNFQEFDSNSTVTIVLEGQQNLGDAAHRYYDNIINQLKQDPRHVQHIQDFWSDRLTAAGVQSADGKGAYVILNLAGEQGTTLSNESVDAVREVVARTPAPPGVKAYVTGSTAHSSDEYMIGNASMNKITLFTLAAIAIMLFLVYRSIAATLIQLLMTLVELAVSRGVIAVLGNYGLIELAVFATALLTMLGIAAGTDYGIFLIGRYREARASGEDSETSYYTTFHGVTPVVLGSGLTIAGATFCLVFTRLPWFTTMGVPVAIGMLVVVAAALTLGPAVLVVATRFGLLEPKASRSGRLWRRVGTAVVRWPAPILAMSTVAVLIGMIGLPGYKTLYSERYYLPDNAPGNRGYAAAQRHFSEGRLNPDLLMVEADHDMRNPADMLVLDRVAKNVIRVHGIVMVQDITRPLGIPIEHSSIPFLNSMQSQTTMQNMAFLKERMADMLKMADEQQVAIDYMQRLYEITNRLANATHDTVRDSTETAAITDGLRDHIADFEDTWRPVRSYFYWDKHCFDIPICWSFRSLFDGLDGIDQLDQQLHELTADIKRTDSLTHETAQLLPPMIASMKTTRGLTLSAHSTFEAMINQMEAMSNTGIAMGHSFDASRNDDYFYLPPEAFDNAEFQRGLKMFLSPDGKSARFFINHEGDPATPEGISRVDAERTAAQEGLKQSSLSGAKVYLGGTAATYKDMHDGNIYDLMITSVASLTLIFMIMLVLTRSLVAALVIVATAASSIAASIGLSVLIWQDLFGIRMHFSVMLFAVIVLLAVGADYNLLLVHRIRHEIHAGLKTGTIRAMAGTGAVVTSAGLVFAFTMAAMLGSDDRIVAQMGATIALGLLLDTLVVRTLFMPSIATLLGRWFWWPQIVHPRGVDNVRPPGAPSEHARALPMPARH from the coding sequence ATGACCAACGTGGATACCAGGCGACCGATCCTGCCCCGCCTGATCCGTTTGTTTGCGGTGCCGATCATCATCGGCTGGATCGCGTTGACCGTCGTCGTGAACGTGGTCGCGCCGCAATTGGAAGTGGTCGGGGAGCGGCATGCGGCGCCGATGGCTCCAATGGATGCGCCGTCGATGAAAGCGATGATGCGCCTGGGCCATAACTTCCAGGAATTCGATTCCAACAGCACGGTCACGATCGTCCTGGAGGGCCAGCAGAATCTCGGCGATGCGGCACACCGATATTACGACAACATCATCAATCAGCTGAAGCAAGATCCCCGACACGTCCAGCACATCCAGGATTTCTGGAGCGATCGGTTGACCGCAGCCGGAGTCCAAAGCGCCGACGGCAAGGGTGCTTACGTGATATTGAACCTCGCCGGCGAGCAAGGCACGACGTTGTCCAACGAATCAGTCGACGCTGTCCGTGAAGTCGTGGCACGGACGCCGGCACCGCCCGGCGTTAAGGCCTACGTCACCGGCTCAACGGCGCATAGCTCCGATGAGTACATGATCGGGAACGCAAGCATGAACAAAATTACTTTGTTCACCCTTGCCGCGATAGCGATCATGTTGTTCCTGGTCTATCGCTCGATCGCTGCCACGTTGATCCAGCTTTTGATGACGCTGGTCGAATTGGCGGTCTCTCGCGGCGTCATCGCGGTACTCGGGAACTACGGGCTCATCGAGCTCGCGGTATTCGCCACAGCTCTCTTGACGATGCTGGGTATCGCCGCGGGAACCGACTACGGGATTTTCCTTATCGGACGTTATCGGGAGGCGCGCGCGTCGGGTGAGGACAGCGAAACGTCCTATTACACAACCTTTCACGGCGTCACACCCGTCGTGTTGGGCTCGGGTCTGACGATCGCAGGAGCGACGTTTTGCCTCGTCTTTACCCGACTGCCCTGGTTCACCACGATGGGGGTCCCGGTGGCAATCGGCATGCTCGTCGTCGTCGCCGCTGCGCTTACGCTGGGTCCGGCCGTTCTTGTGGTGGCGACCCGATTCGGCCTCTTGGAGCCCAAGGCATCGCGTAGCGGTCGACTGTGGCGACGGGTCGGTACTGCCGTTGTGCGTTGGCCGGCGCCGATTCTGGCCATGAGTACGGTGGCTGTGTTGATCGGCATGATCGGATTGCCGGGATACAAGACGCTCTACAGCGAGCGTTACTACTTGCCGGACAACGCGCCGGGCAATCGCGGGTATGCGGCCGCGCAGCGGCATTTCTCGGAAGGGCGGCTGAATCCCGACTTGCTGATGGTCGAGGCAGACCACGACATGCGCAACCCTGCCGACATGCTGGTGCTGGATCGGGTGGCCAAGAACGTGATCCGGGTCCACGGCATTGTGATGGTTCAGGACATCACCCGCCCCCTGGGAATTCCGATTGAGCACAGCTCGATACCGTTCCTGAACAGCATGCAAAGCCAGACCACGATGCAGAACATGGCGTTTCTGAAAGAGCGGATGGCCGACATGCTCAAGATGGCCGATGAGCAGCAGGTCGCAATCGACTACATGCAGCGGCTGTATGAGATCACCAACCGGCTGGCCAACGCGACGCACGATACGGTCCGTGACTCTACCGAAACGGCTGCGATCACCGATGGCTTGCGGGACCACATAGCGGATTTCGAAGATACCTGGCGGCCGGTCCGCAGCTACTTCTATTGGGACAAACACTGCTTCGACATCCCGATCTGTTGGTCATTCCGATCGTTGTTCGATGGCCTCGACGGGATCGATCAGCTTGACCAGCAGCTGCATGAACTGACGGCGGACATCAAGCGCACCGACTCGCTCACGCACGAAACGGCGCAGTTGTTGCCGCCGATGATCGCCAGCATGAAAACTACTCGTGGACTGACGCTTTCAGCGCACAGTACCTTCGAGGCGATGATCAACCAGATGGAGGCGATGAGCAACACGGGCATCGCCATGGGCCACAGTTTTGACGCCTCTCGAAACGATGACTACTTTTATCTTCCCCCGGAGGCCTTCGACAATGCGGAGTTCCAGCGGGGCCTGAAAATGTTCTTGTCACCGGACGGCAAGTCGGCGCGGTTTTTCATCAACCACGAAGGCGATCCTGCGACTCCGGAAGGCATCTCGCGAGTCGATGCGGAGCGAACCGCGGCGCAGGAGGGTCTCAAACAGTCATCCTTGTCCGGCGCGAAGGTCTATCTCGGCGGTACGGCAGCTACTTACAAGGACATGCACGACGGCAACATCTACGACCTGATGATCACCTCGGTGGCGTCGCTCACCCTGATCTTCATGATCATGCTCGTGCTGACGCGGAGTTTGGTCGCGGCGTTGGTTATCGTCGCCACCGCGGCTAGCTCGATTGCGGCGTCCATCGGTCTGTCCGTGCTGATCTGGCAAGATCTGTTCGGTATCAGGATGCACTTCTCCGTGATGCTCTTCGCGGTGATCGTCTTGTTGGCGGTCGGCGCCGACTACAACCTGCTACTGGTACACCGAATACGGCACGAGATCCACGCCGGACTCAAGACCGGGACGATCCGGGCGATGGCGGGGACAGGCGCGGTGGTCACCTCTGCCGGCTTGGTGTTTGCCTTCACGATGGCCGCAATGCTCGGCAGCGACGATCGCATCGTCGCTCAGATGGGTGCCACCATTGCTTTGGGTCTGCTGCTCGACACGCTCGTTGTCCGTACGTTATTCATGCCCTCGATCGCCACCTTGCTCGGCCGTTGGTTCTGGTGGCCGCAAATTGTCCACCCGCGCGGTGTCGACAATGTGCGCCCGCCTGGGGCCCCATCCGAGCACGCGCGGGCACTCCCGATGCCGGCGCGGCACTAG
- a CDS encoding PEP-utilizing enzyme gives MPSTQPQPATDLTPEDLASSPVHCPGERLRWTTANVDEGLPGTVTPLTWSMYFPPTEATMRGCWVNLGVLPRSQRPIPDDVDARFLSVAYGHAIANLDQMGRMAARVPGGSAALMEAQLFGSVQGGGDPEPTGLGKMRRYPFVLAKFPVALRRAMRELDPCAQETTRWWRATVFESEALASDLAVAALVGARRRFETILVIHMVLSMACQGVMGRVETMATNAGLEGLQNELIKSDEGTAEFDLVRDLWQLSDNAITIEDFLHRHGYHGPREGLVESTVWREDSRPVVELAATYRSRHRTEDVNQLVARRRREHAAAVARLQRALGPVRSIPATALVRFAAHAPMWRETGRASMLRAVDVARAASRIVGRDLADAGVLGDATDIRFLTIDEIAGKDRDRWPELVSRRRAHHAMFDRIALPHVWRGTPVIEVTGPAVDVVPAGSRPGTLEGLGVSAGVAEGIVRVVRDLDEADIEEGSVLVCWATDPSWASLFPLAEAVVTDVGSAMSHAAIVCRELGLPCVAGTRTGTTVLRDGMRVRVDGTTGRVEILKP, from the coding sequence ATGCCGTCGACCCAGCCGCAACCCGCCACGGATCTGACTCCCGAAGACCTGGCAAGCAGCCCGGTCCACTGTCCGGGGGAGAGGTTGCGTTGGACCACGGCAAATGTCGATGAGGGCTTGCCTGGAACCGTCACGCCGCTGACTTGGTCGATGTACTTCCCGCCGACCGAGGCCACGATGCGCGGATGCTGGGTAAATCTCGGTGTGCTGCCTAGATCGCAGCGGCCGATTCCCGACGACGTCGATGCTCGCTTTCTGTCTGTCGCCTATGGTCACGCCATCGCCAACCTCGATCAGATGGGCCGAATGGCGGCACGGGTGCCGGGCGGCTCGGCGGCGTTGATGGAGGCGCAGCTGTTCGGTTCGGTGCAAGGCGGCGGCGACCCGGAGCCCACCGGCCTGGGCAAGATGCGTCGTTACCCGTTCGTCCTGGCGAAGTTTCCCGTCGCCCTACGACGTGCGATGCGCGAACTCGATCCGTGCGCGCAGGAAACCACCCGATGGTGGCGAGCAACGGTCTTCGAATCCGAGGCACTGGCAAGCGATCTGGCGGTGGCCGCGCTCGTGGGTGCGCGTCGCCGGTTCGAGACGATTCTGGTCATCCACATGGTGCTGTCGATGGCATGCCAGGGGGTGATGGGTCGAGTCGAAACGATGGCGACCAACGCCGGGCTCGAAGGTTTGCAGAACGAGCTCATCAAGAGCGACGAGGGGACTGCCGAGTTCGATCTGGTCCGGGACCTGTGGCAGCTGTCGGACAATGCAATCACCATCGAGGACTTTTTGCATCGGCACGGCTATCATGGTCCGCGCGAAGGTTTGGTCGAATCGACGGTGTGGCGGGAGGATTCGCGGCCCGTTGTCGAACTTGCCGCCACCTACCGTTCGCGCCACCGCACCGAGGATGTGAATCAGCTTGTGGCGCGACGGCGGCGCGAACATGCGGCTGCCGTCGCGCGACTGCAGCGGGCTCTCGGTCCCGTCCGGTCTATCCCCGCCACAGCTCTCGTCCGCTTTGCCGCGCACGCGCCGATGTGGCGAGAGACCGGGCGGGCCAGCATGTTACGGGCGGTGGATGTCGCACGGGCCGCGTCGCGCATAGTCGGGCGTGATCTCGCCGATGCCGGAGTACTCGGGGACGCCACCGATATCAGGTTTCTGACCATCGACGAAATCGCCGGCAAGGACCGTGATCGCTGGCCTGAACTTGTCAGCCGTCGCCGCGCCCATCATGCGATGTTCGATCGGATTGCGCTGCCCCACGTCTGGCGCGGCACGCCGGTTATCGAGGTCACCGGGCCAGCCGTCGACGTCGTGCCGGCAGGTTCAAGGCCCGGCACGCTCGAGGGCTTAGGGGTGAGTGCCGGTGTGGCCGAAGGGATTGTCCGCGTCGTTCGCGATCTCGACGAAGCCGATATCGAGGAAGGTAGCGTGTTGGTGTGCTGGGCGACAGATCCCAGTTGGGCTTCCCTCTTCCCGCTGGCCGAAGCGGTGGTCACCGACGTGGGCAGTGCGATGAGCCACGCCGCCATCGTGTGCCGCGAATTGGGTCTCCCGTGCGTTGCCGGCACCCGCACCGGAACGACCGTCTTGCGCGACGGCATGCGGGTTCGGGTGGACGGCACAACCGGTCGAGTGGAGATCCTCAAGCCCTGA
- a CDS encoding cytochrome c oxidase subunit 3 codes for MTLIRRSDAQDVVSDRARRIPGEEGIWVFVLGDMTVFALFFATFMYSRGKNPEIFARDHAALHVALGTINTVLLLSSSLLVVLAVQRVLAGQREGARRPIAVALGCGVGFVVVKALEWTQLFAARKGVGSGEFFSYYFMFTGIHLLHVLIGLAVLSRLMVVIRQPEFGEKQSRLCETGGIFWHMVDLLWVVLFALFYLVR; via the coding sequence ATGACCTTGATACGGCGATCGGACGCCCAGGATGTGGTCTCCGATCGAGCCCGGCGTATCCCTGGCGAAGAGGGAATCTGGGTTTTCGTACTCGGCGACATGACGGTGTTCGCCTTGTTCTTTGCGACCTTCATGTATTCCCGCGGCAAGAACCCCGAGATATTTGCGCGCGATCACGCCGCGTTGCATGTAGCGCTCGGAACGATCAATACCGTTCTGCTGCTATCTAGTTCGTTGCTCGTGGTCCTGGCCGTCCAGCGGGTTCTGGCCGGGCAGCGCGAGGGTGCGCGGCGGCCAATCGCGGTGGCGTTGGGCTGCGGCGTTGGTTTCGTCGTTGTCAAGGCGCTCGAGTGGACGCAGTTGTTCGCCGCGCGCAAAGGGGTCGGCAGCGGCGAATTCTTCTCGTATTACTTCATGTTCACCGGAATTCATCTGCTGCATGTGCTCATTGGCCTGGCCGTCTTGAGCCGGCTGATGGTGGTGATCCGGCAGCCGGAATTCGGAGAAAAGCAGTCCCGGCTGTGCGAGACCGGCGGAATCTTTTGGCACATGGTCGATCTGCTGTGGGTGGTCCTGTTCGCGCTGTTCTATTTGGTGAGGTGA
- a CDS encoding PEP-utilizing enzyme → MSSRRVVAQQLDNPEIDPALTWTTGNVAEAFPGVFTTWGYTFIEEPMEMAFRKMFVRLGVYKAEDIYLPDRADDMCWTLFDGRAAANINKFRDIAGLLPGTSASATEQQLFGYVRPDTVDNNSRSRYPAIAAKAPLLVTTLPRAHDRMVAGLRSWRLDALARLDGLDRAGCLALVDDARDRFEKIMILHLVVALVSSGLAERVKAALARLGLSDLETAVLAGVGADENQVAADLWALAHDRITLRGFTDRHGYHGRDEGQLAGVSWREDPSPILARLDDYRSIDANDPRAPHLRSTQQVAARQQAMARVRAAAPALQRPALNLIMRAAARFLALREQGKAGYLMTFDVARAGARRLGAELVTTGSLEQTDDVFHLSYGALRSGRVDDELREIPSRRTQFVDRQSRRLPQAWQGRPQITSVHDIAADEDASPLTGVAASPGVVTGRARVVRDPATTDLDEGDILVCETTDPSWVALFLVAGAVVTDYGGLLSHGPIVARELGIPCVCGTEVGSRRIRDGQLIRVDGDTGKVEIVEPAAKALS, encoded by the coding sequence ATGAGTAGCCGCCGAGTCGTTGCGCAGCAGCTGGACAATCCCGAGATCGATCCGGCACTGACCTGGACCACGGGTAACGTCGCCGAGGCCTTTCCCGGTGTTTTCACCACGTGGGGCTATACCTTCATCGAAGAGCCGATGGAGATGGCGTTCCGGAAGATGTTCGTCCGGCTGGGTGTATACAAGGCCGAAGACATATACCTGCCCGACCGCGCGGACGACATGTGCTGGACGTTGTTTGACGGCCGAGCCGCCGCGAATATCAACAAGTTTCGTGACATCGCGGGTCTGTTGCCCGGAACTTCGGCGTCCGCGACCGAACAGCAGCTATTCGGTTACGTGCGCCCCGACACCGTCGACAACAATTCCCGAAGCCGTTACCCGGCGATCGCCGCAAAGGCACCGCTGCTGGTGACCACCTTGCCCCGCGCTCACGACAGGATGGTCGCCGGCTTACGTTCCTGGCGGCTCGATGCGCTCGCACGTCTAGACGGACTCGACCGTGCCGGATGTCTGGCATTGGTCGACGACGCGAGGGATCGGTTCGAAAAGATCATGATTCTGCACTTGGTGGTGGCGTTGGTCAGCTCCGGGCTGGCCGAGCGGGTCAAGGCGGCGCTGGCCAGGCTTGGTCTTTCCGATCTGGAAACCGCGGTGCTAGCCGGAGTTGGGGCCGACGAGAATCAGGTCGCCGCTGATCTGTGGGCGTTGGCACACGACCGGATTACGTTGCGCGGCTTCACTGATCGACATGGCTACCACGGTCGCGATGAGGGCCAGCTGGCCGGCGTGTCATGGCGCGAGGACCCATCGCCGATCCTGGCGCGACTGGATGACTACCGATCGATCGACGCCAACGACCCGCGGGCCCCACACCTGCGCAGCACTCAACAGGTGGCGGCACGCCAGCAGGCGATGGCGCGGGTGCGGGCCGCCGCGCCGGCGTTGCAGCGACCGGCACTGAACTTGATCATGCGGGCCGCCGCACGTTTCCTGGCGCTGCGCGAGCAGGGCAAGGCCGGTTATCTGATGACGTTCGACGTGGCGCGCGCCGGTGCTCGACGGCTGGGTGCGGAGCTGGTCACGACAGGATCGTTGGAACAAACCGATGACGTGTTTCACCTCAGCTATGGGGCCCTGCGCAGCGGGCGCGTGGATGACGAACTTCGCGAGATCCCGAGTCGGCGTACTCAATTCGTAGATCGCCAGTCGCGACGGCTGCCCCAGGCGTGGCAAGGCCGGCCGCAGATCACTTCTGTGCACGACATTGCTGCCGATGAGGATGCGAGCCCCCTGACAGGTGTCGCCGCGAGTCCCGGCGTGGTGACTGGCCGTGCGCGGGTGGTCCGCGACCCGGCCACCACGGACCTGGACGAGGGCGACATTTTGGTGTGTGAGACCACCGATCCGAGCTGGGTTGCCTTGTTCCTGGTGGCCGGCGCCGTTGTTACGGACTACGGGGGCTTGCTCAGTCATGGCCCGATCGTGGCCCGCGAACTTGGGATCCCGTGCGTGTGCGGCACCGAGGTCGGGAGCCGTCGAATCCGGGATGGCCAACTGATCCGGGTGGATGGGGACACCGGGAAAGTGGAGATCGTGGAGCCGGCGGCAAAGGCTTTGAGTTAG
- a CDS encoding cytochrome C oxidase subunit IV family protein, whose protein sequence is MTETRRVTLVWVLLLALTFGSFLVGVEQGAGFASVGAVIIVGIALFKVRLIGIHFMDLRVAPRALRALFEGYVLVVFVVLVALDAFVRP, encoded by the coding sequence ATGACCGAAACTCGTCGGGTGACCTTAGTGTGGGTGTTGTTGCTGGCGTTGACCTTCGGCTCGTTTCTGGTTGGCGTCGAGCAAGGGGCGGGATTCGCTTCCGTCGGCGCGGTGATCATCGTGGGAATCGCGTTGTTCAAGGTGCGGCTCATCGGTATCCACTTCATGGATCTGCGAGTCGCCCCGCGCGCTCTGCGGGCGTTGTTCGAGGGGTACGTGCTTGTTGTCTTCGTGGTCCTGGTAGCACTCGATGCCTTCGTCAGGCCTTGA
- a CDS encoding alpha/beta fold hydrolase, which yields MPRSVRHWRQRLRRRHRANSDTEQWECADRAWAEIDWAPHIHDADVRERHVRYVDLGAGRPVVLVHGQGGAWQWWLRVIPVVARHVRVIALDLAGFGASDPVATGDVFEEQVATVIGLLDELRLARATIVGHSMGGLVSLKVACDHPERVDGLMLIDSGSNVIGPVRLRVILLGFRLFDRVFRFSAVPRVVARWRYLRAAFFALAVTEPRCITRSLADELVPRMAAPGFIAGMQAAGKAVAEATPETVRGPALVLWGRDDRIVPLSSGRQLADAIPHARLVVLDDVAHCAMLEKPDETASLIADFTRNPMAGQASTDSTTDALGGDRGQLGVRIC from the coding sequence ATGCCGCGGAGCGTGAGGCACTGGCGCCAAAGGTTGCGCCGCCGCCACCGGGCGAACTCCGACACTGAGCAATGGGAATGTGCCGACCGTGCGTGGGCGGAAATCGATTGGGCCCCCCACATTCATGACGCCGATGTACGCGAGCGACACGTTCGCTACGTCGACCTCGGAGCGGGTCGGCCGGTGGTGCTGGTGCACGGTCAGGGTGGAGCGTGGCAATGGTGGCTGCGCGTCATACCCGTCGTGGCGCGTCACGTCCGTGTGATCGCGCTCGACCTCGCCGGGTTCGGTGCATCAGACCCGGTGGCCACCGGGGATGTCTTCGAGGAACAGGTCGCGACGGTAATCGGGCTGCTGGATGAGCTGCGCCTGGCGAGGGCGACAATCGTGGGCCACTCGATGGGAGGCCTCGTCTCACTCAAGGTTGCATGCGACCACCCCGAACGGGTCGACGGTTTGATGTTGATCGACTCCGGGAGCAACGTCATCGGCCCGGTGCGATTGCGTGTAATCCTGTTGGGATTCCGGCTTTTTGACCGAGTGTTCAGGTTTTCCGCCGTGCCGCGGGTTGTCGCGCGGTGGCGGTACTTGCGGGCCGCGTTTTTCGCACTCGCCGTGACCGAGCCGCGCTGCATCACGCGATCGCTAGCCGACGAGTTGGTGCCGCGGATGGCGGCTCCGGGGTTCATCGCCGGCATGCAAGCCGCGGGAAAAGCTGTGGCAGAGGCCACGCCTGAGACTGTCCGCGGTCCTGCATTGGTGCTGTGGGGTCGCGACGACCGAATCGTTCCGCTGTCGTCGGGCCGCCAGCTGGCGGACGCTATTCCTCATGCGCGGCTGGTCGTCCTCGACGACGTTGCGCACTGCGCGATGCTCGAAAAGCCCGATGAGACCGCGTCTCTCATAGCCGATTTCACCCGCAATCCGATGGCTGGCCAAGCCTCGACAGACTCTACAACGGATGCACTCGGTGGGGACAGAGGTCAGCTCGGCGTCCGTATTTGCTAG
- a CDS encoding TetR/AcrR family transcriptional regulator: MTESTRRAVGRRRVADTDTSAAESIFSATARLLAQQSFNDISVAQILTEAKISRATFYFYFASKFSVLSALLERAMDDIFETVQPFLARSPDDSPTVALQRSIRAVTQAWHRHRAVLQAANHHWHAEPELRTLWLGITERFISAGAAEIDRERAAGIITSPVPSRILAATLFWGTERVLYIAGLGVEPALADEEAAVDALVTMWRGTLYAPA; this comes from the coding sequence ATGACCGAATCGACGCGACGAGCGGTCGGTCGACGACGAGTGGCGGACACCGACACCTCTGCTGCGGAAAGCATCTTCTCGGCCACCGCGCGTCTGTTGGCGCAGCAATCGTTCAACGACATCAGCGTTGCCCAAATCCTCACCGAGGCGAAGATCTCGAGAGCGACTTTCTATTTCTATTTCGCCTCGAAGTTCTCGGTGCTGAGCGCGCTGCTAGAGCGCGCAATGGACGACATCTTCGAGACCGTGCAGCCCTTCCTTGCCCGATCCCCTGACGACTCACCGACGGTCGCCCTGCAGCGCAGCATCCGGGCCGTCACGCAGGCCTGGCATCGCCACCGCGCGGTGCTGCAGGCGGCCAATCACCATTGGCACGCGGAGCCGGAGTTGCGCACGCTGTGGTTGGGAATCACCGAACGTTTCATCTCGGCCGGGGCGGCCGAGATAGACCGAGAACGCGCCGCGGGCATCATCACCTCCCCAGTACCGAGCCGAATCCTCGCCGCGACCCTGTTCTGGGGCACCGAAAGAGTGCTCTACATCGCGGGACTGGGAGTGGAGCCGGCTCTCGCCGACGAGGAGGCCGCCGTCGACGCGTTGGTCACCATGTGGCGCGGCACCCTGTACGCACCCGCATAG
- a CDS encoding FAD-dependent oxidoreductase yields MTFVITQNCCKDASCVPVCPVDCIRPAGGAGESTDTEMLYIDPATCIDCGACAEECPVDAIYYEEDLPAKLERFRDINARYFEHAPLTMDLPSRDGGHAAVGHGSLRVAIVGAGPSGCYAANALARVGGVEIALFERLPTPFGLVRAGVAPDHQHTKAVVEVFDPALTSRTLRCHLNVAIGQDLTHEELLEHHHAVIYAVGASLSREIGITGEHLPGSHAAADFVGWYNGHPDHAHHVFDLSAERAVIIGNGNVALDVARVLLTGPEELRQTDIAEHALDSLANSMIREVQIIARRGPREAAFSVGEFLALGHLPGVDIVIDGDGLESLPDDDVETAMKLEIAREFAHRPRQPENKRIIFRFRTSPLEVAGDDHARGLHVRHPGGETETIPARLILRSVGYRGAPIDGLAFDSGNGVVPNDNGRVLNDDGLPVPGVYVTGWIKRGSRGVIGTNRSCAEESVTKLWEDFDAGLLNREIGDQAALDSLLAKRVCDPVDWQGWCAIDAAERQRGQHADRPRVKFVDLADMLSAATVRTVSST; encoded by the coding sequence GTGACTTTTGTTATCACCCAAAACTGCTGCAAGGACGCGAGTTGCGTGCCCGTATGCCCAGTCGACTGCATCCGTCCCGCGGGCGGGGCCGGTGAATCCACTGACACCGAGATGCTGTACATAGATCCCGCGACATGCATCGACTGCGGCGCATGCGCAGAGGAGTGCCCGGTCGACGCGATCTATTACGAAGAAGATCTACCGGCCAAATTAGAGCGGTTCCGTGACATCAACGCACGCTACTTCGAACATGCACCGCTGACGATGGACCTGCCGTCTCGCGACGGTGGCCACGCGGCAGTAGGACACGGTTCGTTGCGGGTAGCCATCGTGGGCGCGGGCCCGTCGGGCTGTTATGCGGCCAACGCCCTGGCTCGCGTCGGCGGGGTGGAGATCGCGCTATTCGAGCGCCTCCCCACGCCTTTCGGACTTGTCCGCGCCGGAGTGGCACCGGATCACCAACACACCAAGGCGGTCGTCGAGGTCTTCGATCCCGCCCTCACCAGCCGTACGCTGCGTTGTCACCTCAATGTCGCGATCGGGCAGGATCTCACGCACGAAGAGTTGCTAGAGCATCATCACGCCGTGATCTATGCGGTGGGGGCTTCGCTGAGCCGGGAGATCGGCATCACCGGAGAACACCTGCCAGGTAGCCACGCGGCCGCCGACTTCGTCGGGTGGTACAACGGCCATCCCGACCATGCCCATCATGTGTTCGACCTATCCGCGGAGCGGGCCGTCATCATTGGCAACGGCAACGTGGCGCTGGACGTGGCTCGGGTCTTGCTCACGGGGCCCGAGGAACTGAGGCAGACCGATATCGCCGAACATGCGCTGGACAGCTTGGCAAACAGCATGATTCGCGAGGTTCAGATCATTGCCCGCCGTGGCCCCCGCGAGGCTGCGTTTTCGGTCGGCGAATTTCTAGCGCTGGGACACCTGCCCGGAGTCGACATCGTCATCGACGGCGATGGCCTGGAGTCACTTCCCGACGACGATGTCGAGACGGCCATGAAGCTCGAGATCGCCCGCGAGTTCGCGCACCGCCCGCGGCAGCCGGAAAACAAGCGAATTATCTTCCGGTTCCGCACTTCTCCGCTGGAAGTCGCTGGTGACGACCACGCCCGAGGTCTGCACGTGCGACACCCGGGCGGCGAAACGGAGACGATCCCGGCTCGATTGATCCTGCGATCGGTCGGCTACCGGGGGGCACCGATCGATGGCCTTGCATTCGACAGTGGCAACGGTGTGGTGCCGAATGACAACGGTCGTGTCCTGAACGATGATGGGCTGCCCGTCCCGGGTGTATACGTCACCGGGTGGATCAAACGCGGTTCGCGTGGGGTGATCGGGACCAATCGGAGTTGCGCCGAAGAGTCGGTGACCAAGCTGTGGGAAGACTTCGATGCAGGTTTGCTCAATCGGGAAATTGGGGACCAGGCGGCCTTGGATTCCCTGCTCGCCAAACGCGTTTGCGACCCGGTGGACTGGCAGGGATGGTGTGCCATCGACGCCGCTGAGCGTCAGCGCGGCCAGCACGCCGACCGGCCCCGGGTGAAGTTTGTCGATCTCGCCGACATGCTGAGCGCCGCTACAGTGCGCACCGTCAGCTCCACCTGA